The following coding sequences lie in one Arachis ipaensis cultivar K30076 chromosome B05, Araip1.1, whole genome shotgun sequence genomic window:
- the LOC107643499 gene encoding uncharacterized protein LOC107643499, which translates to MQPYSQIQISVFQKCHPNPLQTSSCLLSPNLPVFPVAGRKAEYYRATTACLSPVVHNRVLKPPTVLSLLRIACFRVCAATIATVSELCLLSLNEPGSCECMT; encoded by the exons ATGCAACCCTACTCTCAAATCCAGATTTCAGTTTTTCAAAAATGTCACCCTAACCCACTCCAGACCTCTTCTTGTCTCCTCTCCCCAAATCTTCCGGTCTTCCCCGTCGCCGGCAGAAAAGCCGAATACTACCGAGCGACAACAGCGTGCCTGTCTCCAGTGGTTCACAATCGCGTCTTGAAGCCTCCGACGGTCCTCTCATTGTTGCGGATTGCGTGCTTCCGGGTCTGCGCCGCCACCATCGCCACCGTTTCGGAGCTGTGTCTCTTGTCTCTCAACGAACCAG GAAGCTGTGAATGTATGACTTGA
- the LOC107643498 gene encoding splicing factor 3B subunit 4: MTTRIAPGVGANLLGQHSAERNQDATAYVGNLDPQVPEELLWELFVQAGPVVNVYVPKDRVTNQHQGYGFVEFRSEEDADYAIKVLNMIKLYGKPIRVNKATQDKKSLDVGANLFIGNLDPDVDEKLLYDTFSAFGVIVTNPKIMRDPDTGNSRGFGFISYDSFEASDSAIEAMNGQYLCNRQITVSYAYKKDTKGERHGTPAERVLAASNPTAQKSRPHTRFASAPPTLANVAQANGTVAVPVPPHPFGNGVAPPPIPALRPPPPPPQAAAFQPMPGAGQPTWHQQQPGLPPGMPPPQVQQFRPPPSGMPMPPPPPQAVSALPPPTGMVSQPPVWRPQPPPPQQQGGRPMAYAQPSMPPPSYSQMPPPQ, encoded by the exons ATGACGACTCGAATAGCGCCAGGTGTTGGCGCCAACTTGCTTGGCCAACACTCTGCTGAGAGGAATCAGGACGCCACCGCCTATGTCGGCAATCTCGACCCCCAAGTTCCCGAGGAGTTGCTCTGGGAGCTTTTCGTTCAGGCTGGCCCTGTCG TTAATGTCTATGTTCCCAAGGACAGAGTCACTAACCAGCACCAGGGATATGGATTTGTTGAATTCCGTAGTGAAGAAGATGCTGACTAT GCCATCAAGGTGCTTAATATGATTAAACTTTATGGCAAGCCAATTCGTGTAAATAAG gcAACCCAAGATAAAAAGAGCTTGGATGTGGGGGCAAACCTTTTCATTGGCAATCTTGATCCT GATGTAGATGAGAAGCTCTTGTATGATACTTTCAGTGCATTTGGAGTTATTGTTACTAATCCAAAG ATTATGAGAGATCCTGATACCGGAAATTCCCGTGGTTTTGGCTTCATTAGCTATGATTCATTTGAGGCATCTGATTCAGCTATTGAG GCAATGAATGGGCAATATCTTTGCAATCGCCAAATTACAGTGTCATATGCTTACAAAAAAGACACTAAAGGGGAACGGCATGGCACGCCAGCAG AAAGAGTTTTGGCTGCAAGCAATCCCACTGCGCAGAAGAGTAGGCCTCATACGAGATTCGCCAGTGCACCTCCAACACTCGCCAATGTTGCTCAGGCTAATGGTACCGTTGCTGTTCCGGTACCTCCTCACCCCTTTGGTAATGGAGTTGCTCCACCCCCCATTCCTGCCCTccgaccaccaccaccaccccctcAAGCCGCAGCATTTCAGCCTATGCCAGGAGCTGGGCAACCAACATGGCATCAACAACAGCCCGGACTCCCGCCTGGAATGCCCCCACCTCAGGTCCAGCAGTTCCGGCCACCTCCATCTGGTATGCCAATGCCACCACCTCCACCACAAGCTGTTTCGGCTCTTCCACCACCAACAGGAATGGTAAGTCAACCACCTGTTTGGCGACCACAACCACCCCCACCGCAGCAACAGGGTGGACGACCTATGGCATATGCTCAACCCTCAATGCCTCCACCTTCCTATAGCCAGATGCCACCACCTCAATGA
- the LOC107640499 gene encoding uncharacterized protein LOC107640499 — MADREGCIDNDPLKEVDIGNGDYPRPTYVSKMLPDDFKKEMVEILKEYCDCFAWDYAEMPGLSRELVEHQLPLKANVKPVKQPRRRFAPEVVQKIKEEIERLLKAKFIRTARYVNWISNIVPIMKKNRKLRVCIDFRDLNSATPKDEYPMPIADMLIDSTAGHEMLSFMDGYSGYNQIYIAEEDVSKTAFRCPGKTKVFAPLIKLKKEEEFQWKTEHQEAFDNIKQYLTNPPIMTPPKHGAPLKLYVSASEVTIGGMLAQEDENGNERVIYYLSRVLNDVESRYSPIEKLCLALYFSCLKLKYYLIPMNVYVISKFDVLKYMLSSPILHGRLGKWMLALTEFSLHFVPARAVKGQVLADFLVDHPCIDINESLLDFVGLVHWKLYFDGSCHKGGVGIGILIISPSDEPSKFFFELNYSCSNNEAEYEALIMGLKLLLERGVKNVKIFGDSQLVVHQVSLEYRCVSENLRKYFNVATELLSKFDSVIVRHVPRELNQEANELAQIASRYKIKPSTLEKLVRIKDIFMPLREREVLSLEKLDPEDWRVPIVEYLKNPSLSVDRKLKYRAQSYVLISNVLFKKSVDGNLLTCLGEKEAYLALAEVHERICGAHQSGKKMKWVINRRRLYWPTIQRDCINYVRSCEECQKHESLQHIPASELHVIIKPWPFRGWALDLIGQIHPPSSKDHKFILVGVDYFSKWVEAIPLREVTHNEIIDFIEDHIVHRFEIPQSITTDQGTMFIGKKVMEYAKSRDIKMLSSTPYYAQANGQVEAANKILIALIKKHIGRQPKNWHQTLSQVLWAYRNSLRGSTGTAPYKLVYGHDAVLPIDINLQSVRGG, encoded by the exons ATGGCAGACAGAGAAgggtgcattgataat GATCCTTTGAAGGAAGTAGATATTGGTAACGGTGATTATCCTAGGCCAACATATGTGAGCAAGATGCTGCCTGATGATTTCAAAAAAGAAATGGTGGAGATTTTGAAGGAATATTGTGACTGTTTTGCATGGGATTATGCAGAGATGCCAGGCTTGAGTCGTGAATTGGTAGAACATCAATTGCCATTGAAAGCCAATGTTAAACCTGTCAAGCAGCCACGAAGGAGATTTGCTCCTGAAGTCGTGCAGAagattaaagaagagattgaaagaCTTCTTAAGGCTAAGTTTATAAGAACAGCAAGGTATGTCAACTGGATTTCTAATATTGTCCCTATCatgaaaaagaatagaaaattAAGGGTTTGCATTGATTTTAGAGATTTAAATTCTGCAACACCAAAAGATGAATATCCAATGCCTATAGCTGATATGTTGATAGATTCTACTGCTGGTCATGAAATGTTAAGTTTTATGGATGGATATTCAGGTTATAATCAAATATACATAGCTGAAGAAGATGTGTCAAAAACAGCATTTAGGTGTCCAG GAAAAACTAAGGTTTTTGCGCCTCTGATCAAGTTGAAAAAAGAGGAAGAGTTCCAATGGAAAACAGAGCATCAAGAAGCTTTTGACAACATCAAGCAGTATTTGACTAACCCTCCTATTATGACACCTCCAAAGCACGGAGCACCTCTAAAACTTTACGTGTCAGCTTCTGAAGTAACAATTGGTGGAATGCTCGCTCAAGAAGATGAGAATGGCAACGAAAGAGTGATTTATTATCTAAGTCGTGTGCTAAATGATGTTGAGAGCCGTTATTCTCCAATTGAAAAACTTTGCTTAGctttatatttttcttgtttaaaaCTTAAGTACTATCTAATTCCTATGAATGTTTATGtaatttctaagtttgatgttcttaAATATATGTTGTCTTCTCCAATATTGCATGGTAGACTAGGAAAATGGATGTTGGCCTTAACAGAATTTTCTTTACATTTTGTTCCTGCAAGAGCCGTTAAGGGTCAGGTTCTAGCTGATTTCCTGGTTGATCATCCTTGTATTGATATTAATGAGAGTTTACTGGATTTCGTTGGTTTGGTGCATTGGAAATTATATTTCGACGGTTCATGCCATAAGGGTGGTGTTGGTATAGGAATTTTAATTATTTCTCCAAGTGATGAGCCAAGTAAATTCttttttgaattgaattattcatGTTCCAACAATGAGGCAGAGTATGAAGCATTAATAATGGGACTGAAATTATTATTAGAAAGAGGAGTTAAAAATGTAAAAATTTTTGGAGATTCACAGCTTGTAGTCCATCAAGTATCACTTGAATATAGGTGTGTTAGTGAAAATTTAAGAAAGTATTTCAATGTGGCTACAGAGTTGTTGAGTAAATTTGATAGTGTCATTGTAAGGCATGTTCCAAGGGAGTTAAATCAAGAAGCAAATGAATTAGCTCAAATTGCTTCAAGATATAAGATCAAGCCCTCAAcactagaaaaattggtaaggatAAAGGACATATTTATGCCTTTGAGAGAAAGAGAAGTGTTGTCATTAGAAAAACTAGACCCAGAAGATTGGAGAGTACCAATTGTAGAATATTTAAAAAATCCAAGTCTTAGTGTCGATAGAAAACTTAAATATAGGGCTCAAAGTTATGTTCTAATAAGTAATGTCTTGTTTAAGAAATCTGTTGATGGAAACCTCTTGACATGTTTGGGAGAAAAAGAAGCGTATTTGGCTCTTGCCGAAGTGCATGAGAGAATTTGTGGTGCCCATCAATcaggaaaaaaaatgaaatgggtGATAAATAGGAGAAGATTGTATTGGCCAACTATTCAAAGAGATTGTATAAACTATGTCAGGTCCTGTGAAGAATGCCAAAAACATGAAAGCCTTCAACATATTCCAGCGTCAGAACTGCATGTTATAATTAAGccatggccatttagaggttgggcGCTAGATCTTATCGGACAGATTCACCCACCTTCTTCTAAAGATCATAAGTTCATTTTGGTTGGTGTTGATTATTtctctaaatgggtagaagcgaTCCCTCTAAGGGAGGTAACTCACAATGAAATAATAGATTTTATTGAGGATCATATTGTGCATAGGTTTGAAATTCCTCAGTCTATTACCACTGATCAAGGAACCATGTTTATTGGGAAAAAGGTCATGGAATATGCCAAATCTAGGGATATAAAAATGCTTTCGTCTACACCATATTATGCCCAAGCTAATGGACAAGTGGAGGCAGCGAACAAAATTTTgattgcattaattaaaaaacACATTGGAAGGCAGCCAAAAAATTGGCACCAAACTCTCAGTCAAGTTCTTTGGGCTTACCGAAATTCTCTAAGAGGTTCTACTGGAACCGCCCCGTATAAGTTAGTTTATGGTCATGATGCGGTGTTGCCAATTGATATTAATCTGCAAAGTGTAAGGGGTGGCTAG